In Amycolatopsis sp. FBCC-B4732, the genomic stretch GCGAACGCCGAAGGAGCGCAGAAGAGGACCTTCATCGCCGCCCCCGCACCGAAAACAGCAGCGTGGTGACGTCGCGGACCTCGGGCCGGTCGAGCGTCGCCACGAACTCGGCGACGTCTTCGGCGGAGACCAGGCCGTTTTCCACCAGGGGCGCGCCCTGCAGGTTCATCCGCGCCCGCATCAGCTCGTTCTCCTCCTCACCCTGCCCCGGCCCGAGCGGCCGGACGGTCTGCTCCACGGCTTCGAAGCCGGTGCGCGCGAGCAGCGACGGCAGCCGGCGGGCGAGCCGCCAGTCCAGGCCCGCGCCCGCGGCGGCCTTCGCGTAGCCCTCGACGACCCGGCGGCCCAGCGGGGTCGCGCAGTCGTCGCTCGGCATGAAGTAGAAGTCCTCGGCGACGAGGTACCCGCCCGGCGCGAGCCAGCGGTGCACGCGGTCGAGCACCGCCTCCGGGTCCGGCAGGTACGACAGCACCGCCCGGGCCAGCACGAGGTCGAACGAGCCGTCCGGGAAGTCGGCTTCGGCCAGATCGGCCTGCTGCACGGTCAGGTTGTCCGCCGCGGCGCCGGCCAGGGCAGTGGTGTCGCGGTCGAGCGCGAGCACCGAGCCCCGCGGGACCTGCCCGGCCAGCCAGCGCGACATCGACCCGAGGCCGGCCCCGAGGTCGAGGCAGCGCCAGTCCGGGCGGATGCCGAGCCCGGTGATCATCCCGCGGGTCCCCGGGTCGTAGTTGCGTTCCCACAGCCTGCCGATCACCTGCTCGGTGTCGGCGGCCTGCTCGGTCTCCTGGGTCATCGGGCGCTCCCTTCGTCGGTCCCGTGCACCGTGATCGCGCCGGTGGGGCAGCACCGGGCGACGTCCTCCAGCAGTTGCGCGTCCCACGCCCCGGCCGCTGAGGGCCGGAAGACGGCGAACCCGTCGTCACCGACCCGGAACAGCCCGGGCGCCATCACCTCGCACGACCCGGACCCGCAGCACAGGGCCCGGTCGACGCGGACGGCGGGGCCGCTCATCGCGCCGCGTCCACCGGGAGCGCGGTCAGCCGCCGCATCGCCCAGTTCTCGATGTAGCGCACGTCCGCGCGCCCGGTCGCGAGCCGCAGCCCGGGGAACCGGCGGAACAGCGCCGTCACCGACAGCCCGATCTCCAGCCGGGCGAGCGCGGCACCGAGGCAGTTGTGCAGGCCGTGCCCGAAACCGACGTGCCGGGGCCCGGTCCGGGCCAGGTCGAGCCGTCCGGGGTCGGGG encodes the following:
- a CDS encoding methyltransferase domain-containing protein — protein: MTQETEQAADTEQVIGRLWERNYDPGTRGMITGLGIRPDWRCLDLGAGLGSMSRWLAGQVPRGSVLALDRDTTALAGAAADNLTVQQADLAEADFPDGSFDLVLARAVLSYLPDPEAVLDRVHRWLAPGGYLVAEDFYFMPSDDCATPLGRRVVEGYAKAAAGAGLDWRLARRLPSLLARTGFEAVEQTVRPLGPGQGEEENELMRARMNLQGAPLVENGLVSAEDVAEFVATLDRPEVRDVTTLLFSVRGRR
- a CDS encoding ferredoxin, whose product is MSGPAVRVDRALCCGSGSCEVMAPGLFRVGDDGFAVFRPSAAGAWDAQLLEDVARCCPTGAITVHGTDEGSAR